The genome window GTTCATTAGTTTCCTTTAGGCCTCCTGTTGTCTAGCCTTAAGTTCACCACAACAATGTTTTTCTTGCTGTTGTGGATCTTTTAGAATGTGGTCTTTCTGGATACACCCAGAGCTGATTAAAGACTGCagtctttcattttcttctgctaCCTACTGCCACCTTTCCAAATGTAATCTATTGGCAAGAGACTGTATTAGGGATGGTCTCCCGATCCAAGCTGGAGGCCCATTCCAGGTTTTATGCCATTTCATCATTTGATTCAGAGCAATttgtacaggaaggaaggaaggaaggaaggaaggaaggaaggaaggaaggaaggaaggaaggaaggaaggaaggaaggaaggaaggaaggaaggaaggaaaaaggctgAAATGATCTGTGGCCCCATTTTATTTTGGTCCGGAGAGAGGTCAGTTTGGAAATTCACTTCACATTGTCTTGCAGTGGAATCTGGCCATCCCTGTTTGATTTTCTGTCATGGCCTGGATATCTTCATGCTCTGATCTTTTCATGGTGAAAAACAacatggaatttttttaaaaaattaaagagttAAGAAATATCCAACCCCATAAATTATTATTCCCCTCTCAGTTGCATTGCTGGATCACACATATGATTGTGTGGTTGAGATGTGCCCCAGCACCTTGACAACTAGCCATAATTGGCTGCAGGATGTTGTGTGAACTGTACACAAATTCAAGCACAATTTTGTCCATTATGAAGCGTCTGTACATTGTCCCTTGGGTTATTTTGGGCACATTATGTTTTCTATTGTGTTCTAGCTCCATATTGTGAAAAGGTCTTATTTTAATAGGATGGGGATGGGATCATATCCTCCTTTCCTACCATAGGGCCAAGGGTGGGCCTTCTCTTTATTTAATCTTCAACACAAACCTGTGAAGTAGGTTAGCAAGTCACAAAGTGATTTTCCTGGTtaaatgaggatttgaacccggCCTAGTTCCAACTCCTTGTCAAGCATTCCAGCTACTCTACCAGCCACACCATCCTAGGAAAGCTTTGCACTATTTCCCCCCACCAGAAGcaattattttcttgtttgtttttaactagtGGGACTATTCCTCAGTTTAAGGAAATTTATAGTGAGTTCCATTCATGTAATCACATAACTAACCCTTTGTCTAGCTGACAAAAAGAGTGAATGGGAGATTAATATCAGAAGAGTTCCATGGAATCTTGTGAGAATCAGAGGAAGTGACAGCAAGGCCGAGTCGGCTCAGAAAATAATTTGAAATCTGAAGTTAACAAAAAGTAAGAGGGATACAGAAGGACTGCAAAAGATTGATAAACAGTATAGTGTTAGGAAGGACGTCCCTAATGCTGCCTTAGTTTATTATCTATGTTAATGAAATGACTACTTGCTCCAGTTGTGTTTCATAACAACCTATTTACTGTcataaatattgatttatttgggTCAATGTAGctttctgttgcagaaaaaaaatatatcttgtaACATCTTAAAGGCTAAAATACTGTTTATGGTACAAGCTTTCCTGGTAAAAGTATTCACCTCAGCAGATGCAGCACCAAAAGTAGTAACAAgtgcattggctaaaatcctattgctatTTTATATTAATGTAACAGAATCATCTGCCTTCTGGTGATGAATTGCAACAAGTCAGCATAGACAGTATCTGCTGTGTGTTGAAACGTGCAACTCCATGTGGTTGAAATAATGTCTATGGTTAGTTCATTACCTATAGCAACATGTTCCAAAAGTTGTTCTGCTTGTATTACGCTCATGAGAGtgactaacaggattttggccattgtggtGTAAGCTGTTAGTCAAATATAAGACAGTGCCAGCTCTTTTACTCCTTGTAGTGTATTGATCAAGAACTACCAGCATAACATGGCTTTGGCATTTGCTGTAGAAGAAATCAACAAAAACCTGACGCTCCTACCCAATATCACCTTGGGCTTCTGCATCTATGATAGCTACTTCAGTGAAATGTGGACCTATCGTACCACTCTGGAACTTCTCTCCACACTCAACAGATTTATTCCAAGTTACAGATGTGACAACCATGGTAGTTTGAAAGCAGTCATTGGGGGACTTTACTCTGAAATATCTCTGGTGATAGCAGCTGTTTTGAACATCTATGAGATTCCACAGGTGAGATTTTCCAAGTATGTGAGTGAGATAATACAGTGTGTAATATATGAAGGAGTAATATATGAAGGAGTCTTCTGACACAGTGTGGTGTGGAGTAAGTAATTGTATGCCTGAAATATACACCCAGACCATACTTCCAGTTAAATATCCATCTTATGAAGAGGAGGATCTTTTTAGTCTCTGTGTTACTCTGTATATGAAGTAACAGAGAACTGCTAGGCCTCACACTCACATTCACACTCAGACCATATTTAGAGGAGTCAATGAAAACGTATGACTCTGATTTTGTAGTGACTGCAAATCATCTGGAGGCTCACAACTGGCAACCTTTTTTTAAGTTTATTTCTTTGATGCACATTTACTCCTAGGTCATGTTGagaatatttcattttctttctctttattcaTTTCTATAGTTTACATATGGCTCTGCACCAGCTGTTACTGGCGATACCAAAGCCCTTCCCTTCTACCAGATGGTAGCAAATGAAGCCATTCAGTATGAGGGGATTCTCCGACTGCTTCTGCATTTCAACTGGAGGTGGGTGGGGCTCCTGATTGCAGATGATGACAATGGAGAAAGGTTCTTGCAGGCAATGATTTAAAAGTTTCCAAAGGGTggcatttgttttgctttaataaaaAGAGTCAAGGCAGCTCATATCAAAGAGGTTTTTGACATGCTGATATGGGGTGCAAAGGTGTATGATGAAGTGATGGGGAACAAGGCCAATGTATTTATCTTCTATGGAGAAACCCAATCCATGATAAATTGGAGATGGTTGCTGTATCTGCCAGAAATGGAATTCACAACAAAGCAGGCCAGAGGCATAGTGTAGATTTTGACAGCTCAGAAGGATCTTGCAGCACTGGCCTATCAAAGGAGCTGGGATGTACAACCCATCCATGGTGTTTTGTCATTGGTGTCTCATTCAAATGAGCTACAGGGTTTTCAGAACTTCCTTCTAGCCAAAACTCTTTCTGGAACCACCAATGATGGGTTTATTGTAGACTTCTGGGAGCAAGCATTTGCCTGTGTGTTCCAAAATTCACAAGCAGACAGAAAAGCAGATGAACTTTGTACAGGGGAGGAGGACCTGGAAAGCTTGCCTGGTGCTGTCTTTGAAATCCGTGTGACTGGCCATATCTATAATGCTGCCTATACCATGGCACATGCTTTACATGCCATGCAATCATCCATTTCCAAACACAACATTTTGAACTTTGAAGGGATAATGGAGCTTCAGGATCAAGAACTATGGCAGGTAATATACCATCCCAGATGcctccagaaaaaggaaatggttaaCTATTTCTGAGTACAATATACTACCTATAAAATCCTGGAACGGGACATCATGTCAGAATTAACTTCACAACACATGACTAtgatttcagcaccttggataattCCTGTAAATGCAAACCAAAGCTGAGCATCTCTGAAATGGAGTCTCCTTCTGGTTGTATTATTTTCCCTGTGTTGATTGAGTAGACAAAGGAAAGGTACCTGAATAGAATGTCAGTATGAACAGGAGGCTATGTTCCATTAAAATGTTGCCATGTTCTCTGGGCAACAACTGAGGTTTATTCCAATCTATTTCCAAAAGTATTGGAGGGAAGTGCATCTAGAAGCATTCCCTCATTAACACATCTTCTGTTCcccattttaactgtttttgaaccATGTGGAGCACTAGTAAAGTTCAAGAcacttttcccaccattattatTTTCTAGAGCCTTTGAGATAGGTGCTAGTATGCATCACATTATTATAAAAATAGAAGTACTTCTTTGTCATGTCCTGACAAACCAGAATGAGGAACCTCAAAATATATTCTCTTCACATCATTATGGTTGAGATATGTTGTTATTATGTTCTCAACAAAAGAAGAGAacacttactcccacccagttctacccgtgtcactcgcgcaagtcaggaggtgaggctgaggagcctgacaccgagggaggcccggaaggaaaaaaacaagaaactggctcctcgcttctggaacaacttgcctcctgagatttgcgtagctccctcactgggtatttttaaaaatcaactgaaaacatggatgtttaggcagccccccccagttaattcctaattttcttcccctctttttctgttatgatttattttatctttctttccatcttgcaGAAAAAATTTCTAATTGTGTAaactaatttttatatatatttctgttttatattttgtgttgtaagccgccgaGAGTGGTCGcagtgaccagataggcagggcataaataaataaataaataaataaataaatgaatgaatgaataaatgaataaatgaataaataaatgaatgaataaatgaatgaataaatgaatgaatgaatgaatgaatgaataaataaataaacaaataaataaataaataaataaataaataaaaaaaaagaattattattttccaattctttgttcattttttcaTACACAGTTTTTTTactaaaaagaggaaggaaggaaggaaggaaggaaggaaggaaggaaggaaggaaggaaggaaggaaggaaggaaggaaggaaggaaggaagtgcagTATTTGGTAAAACTGAGAAATTAGGCTATCATGACCTGAAGATAAAAGCTGTGAAATACTTCAAAGTTACCATTCTCTATTACCACTGCAAATAGAACATAATCTAGAAATAGAACATAAAATCCTACTCAGTACAAATGTGTTTAACTCTCTCTTGTGACTTGAGCATCGATAAATTGGTGTATAGACATTAGGGAAAGAAATGGAGGTGAAAACGGTGCAATCTGAATCCTCTTTCAGAATCAGAGTATCACATTTCTGGAAAGAATATATGTTACTTGCTGTAATGGCTTCCcattaatattttaaagatttcCCCTTAATACATGTTCCTTCCTGTTTAGTTCAGGTCTAAATAATATTATAAAGCATTTAGGGAAAAAGTTGAAACTCAGCAACCCAGTACTAGACGCTAGAATAGCAAAGATCTCTGTTGCTGCCATGTTTTTGCCCTTGGTGCTCAGGTAAGTTGGAATGAAGGATATCCAAACACTGCAAAAGACCAACATGCTGAAACTGATgaacttggcttcattgaaactaTCTGGTAAATTTCGGGCAAGAAAAGCCACAGTGAAGCTGGCAAGAGCCAGGAAACCCATATAGCCCAAGACACAGTAAAACATGACAGGGGATCTCTCGTTACATTCCAGTACAATTGCCTCTGGTATGAAATGCATGTCAGCATTAGGGAATGGAGGGAAGAAGACCAGCCATACCGTGCAAATACCAGCCTGAATAAGGGAGCAGAAAAAAACAATGGAGTTGGCCAGTCTTTTCCCCACCCATTTCCTGATCCGGGATCCTGGTTCAGTGGCCATAAAAGCCAGAACCACAGTGATGGTTTTTGCCAACACACAAGaaacagccactgagaagacAATCCCAAAAGCAGGTTGTCGGAGAAGACACATCATTTTCTGAGGCTGGCCTATGAACAAGAAAgtacaaaggaagcaaaagaggAGAGAGATGAGGAGAGTATAACTGAGGTCCTggttgttggctttgacaatGGGAGTGGTGTGGTGTTTTATAAATATTCCCAGCACCAAGGCTGTGATCAAGCACAGAGAAACAGCAGAAAATGATAAACtgatccccagaggttcttgatAAGACAGGTAGCTTATACTCCTTGGAATACACAGATCTTGTTTTATATTTGGATAGTATTCATCTCTGCACTGATAACAATCATTcatgtctgaaaaagaaaagataggGTCTTAATGTCTCCCAGTTATGCCATAAATCTCTCCAATGTACTTCAATTGTTTGTTTCATAAACAGACATCTCAAattgaataaaacatttttaaaaaataaaataaacttctaAACCCATATCACAAATCCTTAGAAAACTTTATGGAAACAAATGACAGCAAAGGTATCTTATTGATGTCATAGGGAGTTAATTCTTTACTGAGTTTGTCTTCATCCATTCATTTTATCTCTTACCTTCCTGTCTCCGAATAAAGTCACTCAAGGTCATTTACAACTTGATAGCCCACaacaacaccaatagcagcaaCAATATATTTCTTACCCTCTTGGTCAGAAACCTTCCCTTCTGGACAGGAGATGCAATCATagcaacaaaatggctccccttccTTCATTTTCTTCCTAAATCCAGGAAAGCAAATGTCCTGACATCGTGAAATCGGTTGTACCTaatccaaaaatgaaacaaaacaaaatgaaaaacaaaaccaaagattCATCTCTGAAACACTGGCTGAGATGCTGAAATCACACTAGTTGCTGCACAAGATtccttaacttgaggcaattcacctccaaaaatcACACttttacaacaggatttcagtcaatgagcTTGGAATCCCTAAGCTGCTGGAAAATTTGCATATGTTACAGGAgacataaaagaaacaaaaagatcaCTTCCTTGTTACTGGAACTGCTGGGACAATGGCTGTAGCTACACCTTTGCAATAGCCTGGAGAAAATATATTTACTGTGGTCTGGCTGCAAACAAGTATGTGAAATGTGCAGAATTTTGCTTTTGCTACAGTGTCAGCTTTCCAGTTCTTAGGGGTAGAAATGCATGAGTTATTTTCTGGGACCCAAGGAGAATTCTGATGCCTTGAGGCTGAACAGACAGATAAGCAACAGGGTAACAATTAGAGCTGGGCTTGAGTGTGCGCTCCTTGTGTTTTCTGAGCACAGAGAGAATTGCAATGTTGTCTGCCTAGGGTCAACCTTCCTCATGATCATTTGTTGAGAATAACCATGGGATATTGTTTGAGCCAGTGCATTACATTGGCTATAACAAATTTGTATctcattcccaccaccacccaaaaaaaaccctcaatggATTTGTTAATATACTTTTTACCTTTGTTGGTTTGTTGTGGAGGAGGAAGCCCTCTATGTGGCAAGACGGGGCATTTTTTAGGACACTTAGGTGATGAAAATATCCCATCCTGGTGCAGAAGGGCTAAAATGAagccctttttcttttaataacaaGATTCCTACAGACAATTTGTTCCAGAGAAAGTTAAAATACTATGGAATGTGGTGCCAAATTGCAGGTAATTAATAATGTGCCAGTTATGTGCCTCATGCCTGATCCCCTGGCAAGCCACGCTTCAGCAGTGCGGGTCAACATTGCCTTCTTCCTGGATATCGTGAGACAATGGAAGTCTCGTGAGAGAATTCCAGGAtgggagaagggggaaggagTGAGCCATTTAAGAggtgttccccccctccctccatcctcttccttgctggcaatcCACCCGCCCATCCTATTTAGTAGTGTGAGTTTATGTGGTCGCCGtcagggccggataggaatttttgacccgtatcCTGGTTGGTatttggatgtggggatttttagcctatcccacactgttAAGGGTGAGAAggcattttgagaggtggaaaGATTCGGTCACACGGGGGGGGGTAGTGCAGacagaacaggttttggtgagtcccatcacaatcacaggtaatgtatagctcatctcaCCTCCCAATGCTGCGGATAGTATGATTACAGTGCTTGAGGGGGAAAGATATGCTGGGGCCAcatccggaccaacagtcaacaagcagaaggtggcCTGATGTCTgtgggtggtcaaatttgggtctACCgtgttctcgctgtcttcatgactgcgagaacttggggctagggactcaTCCACTTACTTTGTAAAgggtccattgagacctctgTTCTTAAACCagattccacactatggcaggaccccccttttacggtgggcaagaatgattatttaataaaatgtggcccatgtttatcccatattatttgtcttgtgtcattattctggggtagggGGCAATGCCAGGTACTACTTTTGCCTTGTTCATTAGTTGCTGTTTACCACCACAACTTCACCCACTGTAAAATTCTAATAGGATTAAGCCCAACAGGCCTGCTCTAGGAATGATCAagactgatttcagtggaatgtatTATCTTTGGCAACAGGACTCAGAGCCAGtactaatttaaaaagaaaagcctacccaatttaaaatttaaattagatCATACCTCATTAAACCAAGTGTTCCACACTATGGCATTCtcgttgatggtgaaggcttgaTCTCCGACAGCTTTGGGATCCAATGTCCCAACCTTCACTCTAGCAAAGGATTGGTTCGAAGAAATGACCCAGTTGACAACATCAAAGCCAGCCACTAACTCCCCATTCTGGTCAAAGGAAACCTCGTCTCCAGCACTATTGTTAAATGAGACACTTCTTAAATAGTGATGGAGCTAGGAAGAAACAGAATCAAGTTTTCAGTTTAATAATTCAACAGTAGCTGGCTGGCTGTTTCCAACTGGAATATAAACATATATGATTTGGATGGGTGCAATTTTCATTCTTTAGGGGAGCACAGTCCTATTAAAAGCagactagagcaggggtctccaaccctcggtctgcagcccagtcctggtctgtggccttggcaggactgggctgcggagacagatctcccaccttCCCCACGCATAGATGCACGCATGCCCCCCACGCACAGATGCTCTCCCCCACGCATGCACAGATACACACACCACACATGCACACTAAAACGGTCTGCGGtgtcaaaaaagttggggactacTGGACTAGAGGAATCACATCTCTCTGCAATAACCAGAACTGAAATAGCAGTGTAGTATAAGTAGGTTTAATGATGATGTACACTGATTTTAAAGTATCTTGCCATGGTATGGTTGCCACCAGTATACCATGGCTTAAATTCTGTTGCACTTGGGGAAGTGCAGATTTACACTTGTGTATGTTTGCAGAGAGTTACATTCAGTCAGCAGAGCTGCTTGCTGGAAATTTCACAACCTCTTGCACAACTTCAAGTTGCACAGGTGCAGCTACACAACTGAAGGCTGACCAGCATAAACTGGATTTTGTTCAGGCATAGGTTGCAGAAGTCAAGCTGACTATACAGATTTGCAAAAGAATGTTCTTTATTCCTACTCCTTTAATAGTATTTAAGGCATGCAAATATTCAATCCCTTATCTCGACCTTACCACCCACAAATCTTGCTGAAGAAACTTTAATCCTCTTCCATCCACCACTGCTCTGGGACCAAGTCTGGATAAGGACATGGCATGTAAAGCATAGGCTACAGTATAGACAGCATTGTAGATGCTGTAGCTATGGCCAGTCATCCTCATTTCAAAGAAAGCCTCAGGAAGGCTGTCCAGCTTCTCTTCTTCTGTGCAAATCTTATCATCCGATTCATGCAAAACTGTCTCTGGAAACAGACAGTCAAAGGCGTGCTGCCAGAAGTCTCTCATGAAACCATCTTGCTTATTGTTGGAAGGCTTTTTATTTTCAACAAATTGCGGAAATTCTGATAGGTCATCAGAATGAGTTGTGAAAGCAATGGCACCGTGGAACATGCCTGATTTCCAAGTCCTTTGAAAAGCAAGTGAAACAAACTCTATCTCGGCTGTCATTATCCACACTTTACCTTTAAGTGTAGTTGTTACCTGTTCTAATTCAGAGACATATGGCAACCATCTCAAAGATACCATGAAATAAGATTCTCCATACACTACCAGTGCATTGGCGTTGCTTCCCATGATTTTGTTATATATTCTTGCCCCTCTTTCCAGCTCATATTTAACGTCAGTGACCAAATTTATCCTGGGAGCTGTTTCTATGAAGGCAAAACAGATGCCACGCTCATAAAATATCGGCAGCACGTTATCCACAAATCTTTCGCCATTGTCATCATCTACAGTTAGGACACCAATCCACACCCATCCAAAATGCAGAAGTAAAGAGAGGATCCCAGTATTTTGAATGGTTTCTTTTGGGGCCATCTGGTAAAAGAAAAGCCCTGGGGTTTTATTGTTCATCACTGGAGCACAGCCATATATGAGCTTATGAGAGATacaaaagaaaattggagaagAAAATGATAACACTGTTATAATAACTTCGAGTGTCAAAGCCTTTCCACAGCGCTACAGTGGCTTAAACTACCTGATGATATAATGAGTTTGTTTCTTTACTTTACATAGGATAGAGTTGGGTACAAAATGAGtcatgaaggaaaacaaaataataataaaaaccccaCAGATTGGACCATTTAATGGTTCCTTTTGTGGTGCTTCAGGGAAATGTACCAGCccagaatgaaataaaacacCAAGCTGTTGTTGGTATTGGTGATTCATATGCTTCATGGTTCATGGGATTTGACACTTCTGAGACTTTTAGAATGGTCCTTGTACAAGTTATAGATATCAAATTCACAAagagtcttcagctgactctccaaGTCTGGTAAAGATTAGATTTGGGATATCTGAGTTATAGCCCCTAGAAGCAGCTGCTAAATATCACTTTACAGGGGGACCTGCTTTGAGGCACTATAACTCAGATATCCCAAATCCAGTTTTTCCAACCTTGGagtgggtggggaagagagtcagctgaagactcactgtgagtttggcatctctaattcATGTGGGGGCCGTTCTATTTCTCCTGGAAGTCCTTAATCACATGAATCACAAAATGCTTAATTTCATCAGAAAATTTGCAAAATATGAGTAgctatgaaccatgaaccatcacaaatcaGTATTttc of Pogona vitticeps strain Pit_001003342236 chromosome 6, PviZW2.1, whole genome shotgun sequence contains these proteins:
- the LOC110070056 gene encoding vomeronasal type-2 receptor 26-like yields the protein MMLKASQDNLVQCKVYYPPSSPHKYHQPGRLFLGFLVSQTIIVSSETAFTKEPKLSLIEELAVLTKNYQHILALEFAIKEVNEDPQILPNVTLGFQIYDSYFSAKWTFYSTMQFISLSERFVPNYRCNLQNTLSGVIGGLDPQISLYMATILDLYKIPQLIYGCAPVMNNKTPGLFFYQMAPKETIQNTGILSLLLHFGWVWIGVLTVDDDNGERFVDNVLPIFYERGICFAFIETAPRINLVTDVKYELERGARIYNKIMGSNANALVVYGESYFMVSLRWLPYVSELEQVTTTLKGKVWIMTAEIEFVSLAFQRTWKSGMFHGAIAFTTHSDDLSEFPQFVENKKPSNNKQDGFMRDFWQHAFDCLFPETVLHESDDKICTEEEKLDSLPEAFFEMRMTGHSYSIYNAVYTVAYALHAMSLSRLGPRAVVDGRGLKFLQQDLWVLHHYLRSVSFNNSAGDEVSFDQNGELVAGFDVVNWVISSNQSFARVKVGTLDPKAVGDQAFTINENAIVWNTWFNEVQPISRCQDICFPGFRKKMKEGEPFCCYDCISCPEGKVSDQEDMNDCYQCRDEYYPNIKQDLCIPRSISYLSYQEPLGISLSFSAVSLCLITALVLGIFIKHHTTPIVKANNQDLSYTLLISLLFCFLCTFLFIGQPQKMMCLLRQPAFGIVFSVAVSCVLAKTITVVLAFMATEPGSRIRKWVGKRLANSIVFFCSLIQAGICTVWLVFFPPFPNADMHFIPEAIVLECNERSPVMFYCVLGYMGFLALASFTVAFLARNLPDSFNEAKFISFSMLVFCSVWISFIPTYLSTKGKNMAATEIFAILASSTGLLSFNFFPKCFIILFRPELNRKEHVLRGNL